One Nostoc punctiforme PCC 73102 DNA window includes the following coding sequences:
- a CDS encoding 2OG-Fe dioxygenase family protein → MQKLETATELEYAFLFTLRKVNSINPEGFKPFFINMPIDPYIKGNYRSRRLSRFTVSGNHLIKLPHGYLFQSKEYNPLVGDIKREFAELDDGLIELDIFTNLVLAFSDSCKLHPEAEIGVHQIRTICSADNLGNPAPEGIHQDGTDFIGIFSVNRDNIQGGETHLYTAKKENPVFSKVLNPGELLLVNDHDFFHFTTPIKPQYDTQGSRDVFVLTSPSLLS, encoded by the coding sequence ATGCAAAAATTGGAGACAGCAACGGAATTAGAATATGCTTTTCTGTTTACTCTAAGAAAAGTAAATTCAATCAATCCAGAAGGTTTCAAGCCATTTTTTATTAATATGCCTATTGATCCTTACATCAAAGGCAACTATCGTTCCAGAAGATTATCTCGGTTCACAGTTTCTGGAAATCATTTAATCAAATTACCTCATGGCTATCTCTTTCAAAGTAAAGAGTATAATCCATTAGTGGGTGATATAAAAAGAGAGTTCGCAGAATTAGATGATGGACTCATAGAACTTGATATTTTTACAAATCTAGTTTTAGCATTTAGTGATTCTTGTAAACTTCATCCTGAAGCTGAAATTGGGGTTCATCAAATTAGAACTATTTGTTCGGCAGATAATTTGGGTAATCCAGCGCCTGAAGGTATCCATCAAGATGGTACTGATTTTATTGGCATATTTTCAGTAAACAGAGATAATATTCAAGGTGGAGAAACACATCTATATACTGCCAAAAAAGAAAATCCTGTATTTAGCAAAGTTCTAAATCCGGGAGAACTTTTATTAGTTAACGATCATGATTTTTTCCACTTCACCACTCCCATCAAACCACAGTATGACACTCAAGGAAGTAGGGATGTTTTTGTACTAACTTCTCCTAGCTTGCTTTCGTAA
- a CDS encoding DUF711 family protein codes for MKIRTITTGISLQSLQDRETIKQAADFNQQAKIFFEKQGYEVQTTRIATNTWEEYLQDLSKIEIINEIQTLEQLCQSLNISFFNIGYASKPETIDIIPDINKNTSIIYCSSRIGDSETGINFENARESAKVIKRISQESENGYGNFRFCAWANCQPGIPFFPTAYHRGNTSFAIGLELGDLVMQAFSQAKNMITGEQNLQLLLESELNQVAVIAEKISDRFAVTYTGIDNSLAPSLNKKNSIAFAYEKLINGKFGHSGTLSVSGMLTRVLKNVSVKICGYSGLMLPVCEDVGLATRANEQTYDITNLLLYSAVCGCGLDTVPIPGDITIEKIAALLIDMATLAIKLDKPLSARLFPIPNKKAGEMTTFNSPYLVDCKIFTFD; via the coding sequence ATGAAAATCAGAACTATCACAACAGGTATATCACTTCAATCTTTACAAGATCGGGAAACAATTAAGCAAGCTGCTGACTTTAATCAGCAAGCAAAGATTTTCTTTGAAAAACAAGGATACGAAGTACAAACAACTAGAATCGCCACTAATACCTGGGAAGAATATCTACAAGACTTATCAAAAATCGAAATTATCAATGAAATTCAAACTCTAGAACAACTTTGCCAAAGTCTGAATATCAGCTTTTTCAATATTGGTTATGCCAGCAAACCTGAAACCATAGATATCATTCCAGATATCAACAAAAATACATCGATTATTTATTGCTCTAGCAGAATTGGCGACAGTGAAACTGGCATCAATTTTGAGAATGCTAGGGAATCCGCTAAAGTTATTAAACGTATTTCCCAAGAAAGTGAAAATGGTTATGGTAATTTTCGTTTTTGTGCATGGGCAAACTGTCAGCCAGGTATCCCATTTTTTCCTACAGCCTACCATAGAGGCAATACATCTTTCGCTATAGGTTTAGAGTTAGGTGACTTGGTAATGCAAGCATTTTCACAAGCTAAAAATATGATAACAGGAGAGCAAAACCTGCAATTACTTTTAGAATCTGAATTAAATCAAGTCGCGGTTATTGCCGAAAAAATATCTGATAGATTCGCCGTTACATATACAGGAATCGATAACTCTCTAGCCCCATCCTTGAATAAGAAAAACAGTATTGCTTTTGCTTATGAAAAATTGATTAATGGTAAGTTTGGACATTCTGGAACTCTCAGCGTTTCTGGTATGCTGACTCGTGTACTGAAAAATGTATCAGTAAAAATCTGTGGTTACTCTGGGCTGATGCTTCCAGTTTGTGAAGATGTGGGACTGGCTACCAGAGCTAATGAGCAAACTTATGATATTACAAATTTATTATTATATTCAGCAGTTTGTGGTTGTGGACTGGATACAGTTCCGATTCCGGGTGATATAACGATAGAAAAAATTGCAGCTTTATTAATTGATATGGCAACTTTAGCCATCAAGTTAGATAAACCACTCTCAGCTAGATTATTTCCAATTCCAAACAAAAAAGCTGGGGAAATGACTACATTCAATTCCCCATATCTCGTAGATTGCAAAATATTTACATTTGACTAA
- a CDS encoding tetratricopeptide repeat protein: MLDYAGAIEEFSHALQLTPYFAEAYLQRGLAYYDSGAILKAVSDYTEALKLNPESVEAYYCRGLARVALKNLPGALEDVERAIRLNLNYAAAYNLRGMVRRKQGYVQDAIANFKKAAQLYLEQQDKENCRLCLERIKQLQPQELPVLQQSRSPNAPILSTNDYFTQLLEKAEKGDTQEALADLNWVLKADSQDAQAYCCRGVVRCKMGDYREAIADFNQALRLNFQDAIVYRNRGKARSILGDHQGAIADLNQALQMQPQDALVYIARGNAYRSTGNYLGAIQDYTQALQINPDDAQAYYNRGIAYTCLEEMQNAVEDYQRAASIFCEQEDWGNYQQVLSSLEKIQKFSPQSKKQKYNLLHQRLLQMVGGYWEIAERLIQQKQDYHPGMSDEWYLQKVIDDLERDRGR; encoded by the coding sequence TTGCTGGACTACGCCGGAGCAATTGAGGAATTTAGCCATGCTTTACAACTGACACCTTACTTTGCCGAAGCTTACTTGCAAAGGGGTTTAGCATATTATGACTCAGGAGCAATCCTTAAGGCTGTTTCAGATTATACCGAAGCCCTGAAGCTGAATCCTGAGAGTGTAGAGGCGTATTATTGTCGTGGATTGGCTAGGGTGGCGCTGAAAAATTTACCAGGGGCGCTGGAAGATGTTGAACGCGCTATTCGTCTCAATCTCAATTATGCTGCGGCTTATAATCTGCGAGGGATGGTGCGGCGCAAACAAGGTTATGTTCAAGATGCGATCGCTAACTTTAAAAAAGCAGCACAATTATATCTAGAACAACAGGATAAAGAAAACTGTCGCCTGTGTCTGGAACGAATTAAACAGCTACAACCCCAAGAATTACCTGTTTTACAACAATCACGTTCCCCAAATGCACCGATTTTATCAACCAATGATTATTTCACCCAGTTATTAGAAAAAGCTGAAAAGGGAGATACTCAAGAGGCACTGGCCGATTTAAACTGGGTATTGAAAGCCGATTCGCAAGATGCCCAAGCTTACTGCTGTCGTGGGGTTGTGCGTTGTAAAATGGGAGATTATCGAGAAGCGATCGCAGATTTTAATCAAGCATTGCGACTAAATTTCCAAGATGCCATTGTCTATCGTAACCGAGGTAAAGCCCGTTCTATATTGGGAGATCATCAAGGTGCGATCGCGGATCTTAATCAAGCACTCCAGATGCAACCACAAGATGCGTTAGTTTATATTGCCAGAGGTAATGCCTATCGGAGTACAGGTAACTATCTCGGTGCTATTCAAGATTACACCCAAGCGCTGCAAATAAATCCTGATGATGCTCAAGCTTACTACAATCGTGGCATTGCCTATACTTGTTTAGAAGAAATGCAAAATGCCGTGGAAGATTATCAACGGGCGGCGAGTATTTTTTGCGAACAAGAAGACTGGGGAAATTATCAACAAGTTTTAAGTAGCCTAGAAAAAATCCAGAAATTTAGTCCACAGTCAAAAAAGCAAAAATATAACTTGCTACATCAGCGACTTTTGCAAATGGTTGGGGGATATTGGGAAATTGCCGAAAGATTGATTCAGCAGAAACAGGATTACCATCCTGGGATGTCAGACGAGTGGTATTTGCAAAAAGTGATTGATGATTTAGAACGCGATCGCGGTAGATAA
- a CDS encoding B12-binding domain-containing radical SAM protein — protein MRILLVYPIFPKTFWSYEKILELVDRKVLLPPLGLVTVAAILPQEWEFKLVDRNIRAATEEEWAWADVVILSAMIVQKQDLLEQIQEAKKRGKLVAVGGPYPTSVPHEVENVGADFLILDEGEITLPMFIEAIQRGETSGTFRATEKPDVTSTPIPRFDLLELNAYDMMSVQFSRGCPFQCEFCDIIVLYGRKPRTKAPAQLLAELDYLYELGWRRGVFMVDDNFIGNKRNVKLLLKELKVWMAEHKYPFRFDTEASIDLAQDAEMLELMVECGFSAVFLGIETPDEDSLQMTKKFQNTRSSLTEAVETIIKAGLRPMAGFIIGFDGEKAGAGDRIVRFAEQAAIPSTTFAMLQALPNTALWHRLKKEGRLRENQDGNINQTTLMNFLPTRPLEELAREYIEAFCTLYDPVQYLDRTYRCFLMMGLPSWKAPAKMPEWVVVKALLIVIWRQGIKRETRWKFWHHLFSILKRNPGVIEHYISACAHNEHFLEYRQIVRDQIESQLAEYLAQGAEQPYVLVKEKAEEKAEAVVS, from the coding sequence ATGCGAATCTTGTTAGTGTATCCAATATTTCCTAAAACTTTTTGGTCTTATGAAAAAATCTTAGAGTTAGTCGATCGCAAAGTTTTATTACCACCTCTGGGTTTAGTAACAGTAGCCGCTATTCTGCCCCAAGAATGGGAGTTCAAGCTGGTAGATCGCAACATCCGCGCAGCAACCGAAGAAGAATGGGCATGGGCAGATGTAGTAATTCTCTCTGCGATGATTGTCCAGAAACAAGATTTACTTGAGCAAATCCAGGAAGCCAAAAAACGTGGCAAGTTAGTCGCAGTCGGCGGTCCCTACCCCACCTCTGTACCTCACGAAGTTGAAAATGTTGGCGCAGATTTTCTGATTTTGGATGAAGGGGAAATCACTTTGCCCATGTTTATTGAGGCAATTCAACGGGGTGAAACTTCTGGAACTTTCCGCGCCACAGAAAAACCTGATGTCACAAGCACGCCAATACCCCGCTTTGATTTATTAGAACTGAATGCTTATGACATGATGTCGGTGCAGTTTTCGCGCGGGTGTCCCTTCCAGTGCGAATTTTGTGACATTATTGTTCTCTACGGGCGCAAACCACGCACCAAAGCCCCAGCCCAACTTTTAGCAGAATTAGATTACCTCTATGAATTGGGTTGGCGGCGGGGTGTGTTCATGGTGGATGACAACTTTATTGGCAACAAACGAAATGTAAAATTGTTGCTGAAAGAGTTAAAAGTCTGGATGGCAGAACACAAGTATCCCTTCCGATTTGACACTGAAGCTTCAATTGACTTGGCACAAGATGCAGAAATGTTGGAGTTGATGGTTGAGTGTGGTTTCTCGGCGGTGTTTTTGGGAATCGAAACGCCGGATGAGGATAGTTTGCAAATGACCAAGAAGTTTCAAAATACTCGCAGTTCTCTAACTGAGGCAGTGGAAACCATCATTAAAGCGGGATTGCGCCCAATGGCTGGGTTTATTATCGGCTTTGATGGCGAAAAAGCAGGCGCAGGCGATCGCATTGTCCGCTTTGCTGAACAAGCAGCTATTCCTTCTACTACCTTTGCAATGTTGCAAGCGTTACCTAACACCGCGCTTTGGCATCGCCTGAAAAAAGAAGGACGACTGCGGGAAAATCAAGATGGCAACATCAACCAGACAACATTGATGAACTTCTTGCCCACCCGTCCGCTAGAAGAACTTGCACGAGAATATATTGAAGCATTTTGTACTTTATACGACCCAGTGCAGTACTTGGATCGTACCTATCGCTGTTTCTTGATGATGGGTTTGCCGAGTTGGAAAGCGCCAGCAAAAATGCCAGAGTGGGTGGTTGTAAAAGCGTTGCTGATTGTAATTTGGCGACAAGGAATCAAACGGGAAACCCGTTGGAAATTCTGGCACCATTTGTTTAGCATTCTCAAGCGTAACCCTGGAGTGATTGAGCATTACATCTCTGCTTGCGCCCACAACGAGCATTTTCTAGAGTATCGGCAAATTGTACGCGATCAAATTGAAAGTCAGCTAGCTGAATATTTAGCACAAGGTGCAGAACAGCCTTATGTGCTAGTCAAGGAAAAAGCCGAGGAAAAAGCTGAAGCGGTAGTTAGTTAA
- a CDS encoding NAD-dependent epimerase/dehydratase family protein yields MSQKRILVTGASGCVGHYLTEALIKETDHELYLLVRNPSKLQVDTKARSGINVLQGDMQNIRQFADLLSTIDTAVLTATAWGGDETFDINVVKTIELLELLDPERCQQVIYFSTASVLDRHNQPLKEAGEIGTDYIRSKYECLQKKEKLAIAPKITTVFPTVVLGGDANKPYSAVTSGIPEVTKYINVIRFLEADGSFHFIHAQDIATVVRYLIDHTAENDQPRRLVLGQAPLTANQAVEQVCAYLGKKIYFRIPISIALANLIIVLFRIQMAAWDRFCMNYRHFTYEKFINPNSFGLPNYCATMSDVLKISGVERAD; encoded by the coding sequence ATGAGCCAGAAACGGATTTTAGTGACTGGTGCAAGTGGTTGTGTAGGTCATTATTTAACAGAAGCCTTAATTAAAGAAACAGATCACGAACTGTATCTGCTAGTTAGGAACCCAAGCAAACTGCAAGTTGATACTAAAGCCCGTTCAGGTATCAACGTTTTACAAGGTGATATGCAAAATATTCGCCAGTTTGCCGATTTGCTATCCACAATTGATACGGCAGTACTCACTGCCACAGCTTGGGGTGGTGATGAGACATTTGATATTAATGTCGTCAAGACTATAGAGTTACTGGAACTGCTAGATCCAGAACGTTGCCAGCAGGTGATTTATTTTTCGACAGCTAGCGTTTTGGATCGCCACAATCAACCATTAAAAGAAGCCGGGGAAATTGGGACAGATTACATCCGTTCCAAATATGAGTGCTTACAAAAAAAAGAAAAATTAGCGATCGCACCCAAAATTACCACAGTTTTTCCGACTGTAGTATTGGGCGGTGATGCGAATAAACCTTATTCTGCTGTCACATCTGGTATTCCAGAAGTGACGAAATATATTAATGTGATTCGCTTTTTGGAAGCAGATGGCAGTTTTCACTTTATCCACGCACAAGATATTGCCACTGTAGTGCGGTATTTAATCGATCATACTGCCGAGAACGATCAACCACGTCGGCTGGTTTTGGGCCAAGCACCGTTAACTGCTAATCAAGCAGTAGAACAAGTTTGTGCTTATCTGGGCAAAAAGATTTACTTTCGCATTCCCATCTCTATAGCATTGGCTAATTTGATTATTGTTCTATTTCGTATTCAAATGGCTGCTTGGGATAGATTTTGTATGAACTATCGGCATTTCACTTATGAAAAATTCATAAATCCTAATAGTTTTGGCTTGCCAAATTATTGTGCAACCATGAGTGATGTTTTAAAAATTAGTGGCGTTGAACGTGCTGATTGA
- the hemE gene encoding uroporphyrinogen decarboxylase → MGVSSTTPHLLRAARGEVVDRPPVWMMRQAGRYMKAYRDLREKYPSFRDRSEIPDVAIEVSLQPWKAFQPDGVILFSDIVTPLPGLGIDMDIAEGKGPIIHSPLRTQEQIDRLHPLEPEAALPFIKTILQALRSEVGDKSTVLGFVGAPWTLAAYAVEGKGSKTYSIIKNMAFSDPTILHQLLTKLADAIAIYARYQIDSGAQVVQMFDSWAGQLSPQDYDTFALPYQQRVFQQVKQTHPDTPLILLVSGSAGVLERMAQSGADIVSVDWAVDMADARARLGKQVKVQGNLDPGVLFGSKQFIRDRILDTVRKAGNWGHILNLGHGVLPETPEENVAFFFETAKELNFAGVKN, encoded by the coding sequence ATGGGTGTTTCTTCAACGACTCCTCATCTCTTACGGGCTGCTCGTGGTGAAGTAGTAGATCGTCCCCCTGTATGGATGATGCGACAAGCGGGACGATATATGAAAGCATATCGAGACTTAAGAGAGAAGTATCCTTCGTTTCGCGATCGCTCGGAAATTCCAGATGTAGCAATTGAAGTTTCCTTGCAACCGTGGAAAGCCTTCCAACCAGATGGAGTAATTTTATTTTCTGATATTGTCACCCCATTACCTGGTTTGGGCATTGACATGGATATTGCGGAAGGTAAAGGACCAATCATTCACTCCCCCCTCCGCACTCAAGAACAAATTGATCGTCTGCATCCCTTAGAACCAGAAGCTGCTCTACCATTTATCAAGACAATTTTACAAGCGTTGCGTTCTGAAGTAGGCGATAAATCAACAGTGTTAGGCTTTGTGGGTGCGCCGTGGACATTAGCAGCTTATGCAGTTGAAGGAAAAGGTTCTAAAACCTACTCCATCATCAAAAACATGGCATTCTCAGATCCGACGATACTGCATCAACTGTTAACTAAATTAGCAGATGCGATCGCCATCTATGCCCGCTACCAAATTGACTCTGGCGCTCAAGTTGTGCAAATGTTCGATTCTTGGGCGGGTCAATTGAGTCCTCAAGATTATGACACCTTTGCTCTCCCCTATCAGCAGAGAGTTTTCCAGCAGGTTAAGCAAACCCACCCCGATACACCTTTGATTCTGCTAGTTAGCGGTAGTGCGGGTGTGTTGGAAAGAATGGCACAATCTGGCGCTGATATAGTCAGTGTAGACTGGGCAGTGGATATGGCAGACGCACGAGCAAGATTGGGCAAGCAAGTTAAAGTTCAAGGAAATCTTGACCCAGGCGTGCTATTCGGCTCTAAACAGTTTATCCGCGATCGCATTCTCGATACCGTTCGTAAAGCTGGTAATTGGGGTCACATTCTCAATCTCGGTCACGGTGTCTTACCAGAAACTCCCGAAGAAAATGTCGCTTTCTTCTTTGAAACCGCAAAGGAACTGAATTTTGCAGGAGTTAAGAATTAG
- a CDS encoding ABC transporter substrate-binding protein gives MKVTFFQSQIQNFSRKLTNSPWRLSLIGIILSIFFIFLYGCQGTVQKNERAIHLNLWQSINPPVNRDVFDKLVDKFNQTHTDIQVESIFVGQPQLPKILTAVVGNASPDILSFDPQLTGQFMELGAIRPLDKWLDKFPLKSEISPNLWEELKLDGHLWSIPISTSNVGIFYRPKLFQAAGITQIPKTWEELREVAKKLTIDRNGDNRPEQYGMLLPLGKGEWTVFSWFPFLLSAGGEIVTNNHPNLTNPGAIAALQFWQDLLKDGSATLSSPERGYEEDAFIAGRVAMQITGPWTYIMKSNVDFNVFPIPASVKAATVTGTGNMYLMKSTPEREQAALKFLEYVLSEEFQTEWSIGTGFLPVNIKSAQSQAYQEILQQKPVLKVFIDQMPVSGSRPIIPGYSRLSESLGQAIEATMLGASPETALKQAQANLDSIWDSL, from the coding sequence ATGAAAGTTACCTTTTTCCAATCCCAAATTCAGAATTTTTCCCGCAAGTTGACCAATTCTCCTTGGCGGCTTTCGCTAATAGGGATAATTCTGAGTATATTTTTCATATTCTTATATGGTTGTCAGGGGACAGTCCAGAAGAATGAGAGAGCAATTCATCTGAATTTATGGCAATCAATCAATCCCCCTGTTAATCGGGATGTGTTTGATAAACTAGTAGATAAATTTAATCAGACTCACACTGATATACAGGTGGAATCTATCTTTGTAGGTCAACCCCAATTGCCAAAAATATTAACAGCAGTTGTGGGCAATGCGTCTCCAGATATTCTGTCATTCGATCCTCAATTGACCGGTCAGTTTATGGAACTAGGGGCAATTCGTCCTTTAGATAAATGGCTGGACAAGTTTCCATTGAAGTCGGAAATTAGCCCCAACTTATGGGAGGAATTAAAATTAGATGGTCATCTTTGGTCAATTCCAATTTCCACTAGCAATGTAGGCATTTTTTACCGACCTAAACTTTTCCAAGCTGCGGGAATTACGCAAATTCCTAAGACTTGGGAAGAGTTGAGGGAAGTTGCCAAAAAATTGACTATAGACCGGAATGGCGATAATCGACCGGAACAATACGGAATGCTATTGCCTTTAGGAAAGGGTGAATGGACTGTTTTTAGTTGGTTCCCCTTTTTATTGAGCGCTGGCGGAGAAATTGTAACAAATAACCATCCGAATTTGACGAATCCAGGTGCGATCGCAGCCTTGCAATTTTGGCAAGACCTATTAAAAGATGGTTCAGCAACCCTTTCTTCGCCAGAGCGAGGTTATGAAGAAGATGCTTTTATTGCGGGTCGCGTTGCAATGCAGATCACAGGCCCTTGGACTTATATCATGAAGTCTAATGTTGACTTTAACGTATTCCCCATACCTGCAAGTGTCAAAGCTGCTACGGTAACAGGCACTGGAAATATGTATTTGATGAAGAGTACACCAGAAAGAGAGCAAGCAGCACTCAAATTTTTAGAGTATGTTTTAAGTGAAGAATTCCAAACAGAATGGAGTATAGGGACAGGTTTTTTACCAGTTAACATTAAATCTGCCCAAAGTCAGGCTTATCAAGAAATTCTCCAGCAAAAACCTGTTTTGAAAGTCTTTATTGACCAAATGCCTGTGTCCGGTTCTCGACCCATCATTCCTGGCTATAGTCGTTTGTCTGAGAGTTTAGGTCAAGCTATCGAAGCCACCATGTTAGGGGCATCTCCAGAAACAGCACTCAAACAAGCTCAAGCAAACCTCGATTCAATTTGGGATTCCCTATAA
- a CDS encoding class I SAM-dependent methyltransferase, whose translation MNKETIEFIDRALLTDGDYVSVGFEIIKPDQCFSNMIVEDTSVSDWPYLRGEIPHKWYVDQRETYVGFLSRDEAHILYNTALKFRGKKALEIGCWYGWSACHLALAGVELDVIDPLLEKEDMYESVTNSLQSAGVLDKVNLVSGYSPQKVEELAEKSQRKWSLFFIDGSHEAPCPLDDAIICEQFAEADALILFHDLNAPDVAQGLDYLKQNGWNTMIYQTMQIMGVAWRGNIEPVKHQPDPDINWNLPKHLKDYYVSELSTDSVNEFLEIITAIRPYTLLGEARLFSLYSLAKKICLEDIPGNFVECGSCKGGAAALLASVIQRYSLSPRLVYACDTFEGMPEPIEIDLHNGIAANETGFGVGTLKAPIAENIQLICELLKVQDIVVPVKGLFFQTLPQYKSEIGNIALLHADGDWYESTMDIFNNLYDNVVPNGMIQVDDYGHWDGCQKALHEFERLRDEQFNLRRIDYTGVWFKKGEVINIQHI comes from the coding sequence ATGAATAAAGAAACAATAGAATTTATTGATAGGGCATTGTTAACAGATGGAGATTATGTTTCTGTTGGGTTTGAGATTATCAAACCAGATCAATGTTTTTCTAACATGATTGTAGAAGATACCAGTGTTTCTGATTGGCCTTATTTAAGAGGCGAAATTCCCCATAAATGGTATGTAGATCAAAGAGAAACGTATGTAGGATTTCTCAGCCGAGATGAAGCTCACATTCTTTATAATACTGCCCTAAAATTTAGAGGTAAAAAAGCTTTAGAAATTGGTTGCTGGTATGGTTGGTCTGCTTGTCACTTAGCTTTAGCAGGAGTAGAGTTAGATGTAATTGATCCCCTGCTAGAAAAAGAAGATATGTATGAAAGCGTAACTAATTCTTTGCAGTCTGCGGGTGTTCTTGACAAAGTTAATTTAGTAAGCGGTTATAGTCCTCAAAAAGTAGAGGAATTAGCAGAAAAATCACAGCGTAAGTGGTCGTTGTTTTTCATTGATGGTTCTCATGAAGCTCCGTGTCCACTCGATGATGCAATAATCTGCGAACAATTTGCAGAAGCAGATGCTTTAATTTTATTTCATGATTTGAATGCTCCTGACGTTGCCCAAGGCTTGGATTACTTAAAGCAAAATGGGTGGAACACAATGATTTATCAAACTATGCAAATTATGGGGGTTGCTTGGCGCGGAAATATTGAGCCAGTGAAACATCAGCCCGATCCAGATATTAATTGGAATTTACCAAAGCATTTAAAAGACTATTATGTGAGTGAATTATCTACAGATTCAGTAAATGAATTTCTGGAAATTATTACTGCTATCCGTCCCTACACTTTATTGGGTGAAGCACGTTTATTTTCACTCTACTCTCTAGCAAAGAAAATTTGTCTAGAAGATATTCCCGGAAACTTTGTTGAATGTGGAAGTTGTAAAGGGGGAGCAGCAGCGCTTTTAGCATCTGTAATCCAGCGCTACAGCCTTAGCCCACGTTTAGTTTATGCTTGTGATACTTTTGAAGGAATGCCTGAACCGATAGAAATTGATCTACACAACGGAATAGCCGCAAATGAAACGGGGTTTGGAGTTGGCACTTTAAAAGCTCCAATTGCAGAAAATATACAGTTGATTTGTGAATTATTAAAAGTTCAAGATATTGTTGTACCTGTTAAGGGTTTATTTTTTCAAACATTACCTCAATATAAGTCTGAGATAGGTAATATTGCCTTACTACATGCCGATGGCGACTGGTATGAATCAACAATGGATATTTTCAATAATCTTTATGACAATGTTGTGCCAAATGGCATGATTCAGGTAGATGACTACGGTCATTGGGATGGTTGTCAAAAAGCCTTACATGAGTTTGAGCGTTTGAGAGATGAGCAATTTAATCTACGTCGAATTGACTACACTGGGGTGTGGTTTAAGAAGGGTGAAGTGATAAATATCCAACACATATAG
- a CDS encoding glycosyltransferase, whose translation MKIALIAGGYIPTPPLSNSILTLIQDYKYVLEQMGHDIDIFNSKQVDEVIDKINSNSYDFVHLHAYEFVRAFNENLKQKYCFSCHNGYFLKKNRWEKDFKEGFKHYLNAPGIIALSHATKDIFLKAGYSGYISTQVNGIDSQKFDFQEQGNNKAICLGWIQPRKQQRLLAEIIDGKIPMDFVGPLDDHDFVEGITTKYLGVWSLKQVYSYLTNYSCLVLISDGEVAPLVVLEAMAAGLCIVVSESASANLHSKDFIRVLPDDILTNATAENQKVVCDTIRELIEKNKFFRREIVEYARENFNFSAIIKNYIQIIDEFSKVDH comes from the coding sequence ATGAAAATAGCGTTAATTGCTGGAGGTTATATCCCTACGCCTCCCTTATCAAATTCTATTTTAACTCTGATCCAAGATTACAAATATGTTTTAGAACAAATGGGGCATGACATAGATATTTTTAATTCCAAACAAGTTGATGAAGTTATAGATAAAATCAATAGTAATAGTTACGATTTCGTACATTTACACGCCTATGAATTTGTTAGAGCATTCAACGAAAACCTTAAACAAAAGTATTGTTTTAGCTGTCATAATGGTTATTTTTTAAAAAAAAATAGATGGGAGAAGGATTTTAAAGAAGGATTTAAACATTACTTAAATGCACCTGGAATAATAGCCCTTTCTCATGCAACAAAAGATATTTTTTTGAAAGCTGGCTACTCTGGATACATATCAACCCAAGTAAACGGGATTGATAGTCAAAAATTTGATTTTCAAGAGCAAGGCAATAATAAAGCTATTTGTTTAGGTTGGATTCAACCGAGAAAACAGCAGAGATTATTGGCAGAAATAATAGATGGTAAAATTCCAATGGATTTTGTTGGCCCTTTAGACGATCATGATTTCGTAGAAGGAATTACAACAAAATACTTAGGTGTATGGAGCTTAAAACAAGTTTATTCCTATCTTACAAATTATAGTTGTTTAGTTTTAATTAGTGATGGAGAAGTTGCACCGCTTGTAGTATTAGAAGCAATGGCGGCAGGTTTATGTATAGTTGTTTCAGAATCTGCTAGTGCTAATTTACATTCAAAGGATTTTATTAGAGTTTTACCAGATGATATTTTAACCAATGCTACTGCGGAAAATCAAAAAGTTGTTTGTGATACAATCAGGGAATTGATTGAGAAAAATAAATTTTTTCGCAGAGAAATTGTAGAATATGCCAGAGAAAATTTTAATTTTAGTGCTATTATCAAAAACTATATTCAGATTATTGACGAATTTAGCAAGGTTGACCATTAG